A genomic region of Zalophus californianus isolate mZalCal1 chromosome 11, mZalCal1.pri.v2, whole genome shotgun sequence contains the following coding sequences:
- the RHOD gene encoding rho-related GTP-binding protein RhoD isoform X1 — translation MKAAQAPGAEAPQGARSVKVVLVGDGGCGKTSLLMVFAEGAFPESYTPTVFERLTVNLQMKGKPLNLQIWDTAGQVDYDRLRPLFYPDASVLLLCFDVTSPHSFDNISNRWYPEVNHFCKEVPIIVVGCKTDLRKDKSLVKKLRKNRLEPVTYHRGQEMARSVGAVAYLECSALLQENVHAVFQEAAQVALSSRSRNFWRRVTRSCCVVT, via the exons ATGAAGGCGGCCCAGGCCCCGGGTGCCGAGGCGCCGCAGGGCGCGCGGTCCGTCAAGGTGGTCCTGGTCGGCGACGGCGGCTGCGGGAAGACGTCGCTGCTGATGGTCTTCGCCGAGGGGGCCTTCCCCGAG AGCTACACCCCCACTGTGTTTGAGCGGCTCACCGTTAATCTGCAAATGAAGGGCAAACCCCTGAACCTCCAAATCTGGGACACAGCAG GGCAAGTTGACTATGACCGCCTGCGGCCCCTCTTCTACCCCGACGCCAGCGTCCTTCTCCTCTGCTTCGATGTCACCAGCCCGCACAGCTTTGACAACATCTCTAACCGG TGGTACCCAGAGGTGAACCACTTCTGCAAGGAGGTGCCCATCATTGTCGTGGGCTGCAAGACTGACCTGCGCAAGGACAAGTCGCTGGTGAAGAAGCTGCGGAAAAATAGGTTGGAGCCTGTGACCTACCACAGG GGCCAGGAGATGGCAAGGTCCGTGGGCGCAGTGGCCTACCTCGAGTGCTCAGCCCTGCTCCAAGAAAACGTCCACGCGGTCTTCCAGGAAGCAGCGCAGGTGGCCCTCAGCAGCCGCAGTCGCAACTTCTGGAGGAGGGTTACCCGGAGCTGTTGCGTGGTGACCTGA
- the RHOD gene encoding rho-related GTP-binding protein RhoD isoform X2, producing the protein MKAAQAPGAEAPQGARSVKVVLVGDGGCGKTSLLMVFAEGAFPESYTPTVFERLTVNLQMKGKPLNLQIWDTAGQVDYDRLRPLFYPDASVLLLCFDVTSPHSFDNISNRWYPEVNHFCKEVPIIVVGCKTDLRKDKSLVKKLRKNRARRWQGPWAQWPTSSAQPCSKKTSTRSSRKQRRWPSAAAVATSGGGLPGAVAW; encoded by the exons ATGAAGGCGGCCCAGGCCCCGGGTGCCGAGGCGCCGCAGGGCGCGCGGTCCGTCAAGGTGGTCCTGGTCGGCGACGGCGGCTGCGGGAAGACGTCGCTGCTGATGGTCTTCGCCGAGGGGGCCTTCCCCGAG AGCTACACCCCCACTGTGTTTGAGCGGCTCACCGTTAATCTGCAAATGAAGGGCAAACCCCTGAACCTCCAAATCTGGGACACAGCAG GGCAAGTTGACTATGACCGCCTGCGGCCCCTCTTCTACCCCGACGCCAGCGTCCTTCTCCTCTGCTTCGATGTCACCAGCCCGCACAGCTTTGACAACATCTCTAACCGG TGGTACCCAGAGGTGAACCACTTCTGCAAGGAGGTGCCCATCATTGTCGTGGGCTGCAAGACTGACCTGCGCAAGGACAAGTCGCTGGTGAAGAAGCTGCGGAAAAATAG GGCCAGGAGATGGCAAGGTCCGTGGGCGCAGTGGCCTACCTCGAGTGCTCAGCCCTGCTCCAAGAAAACGTCCACGCGGTCTTCCAGGAAGCAGCGCAGGTGGCCCTCAGCAGCCGCAGTCGCAACTTCTGGAGGAGGGTTACCCGGAGCTGTTGCGTGGTGA